The Pleomorphomonas sp. T1.2MG-36 sequence GCCACCGGCGCCAGCAGCGGGATGATGATGAAGGCCAGCTCGAAATAGTCGAGGAAGAAGGCGAGGAAGAACACGAGAATGTTGACGACGATCAGGAAGCCGACCTCGCCGCCCGGCAGGCCGGCCAGAAGGCTTTCCACCCACAGGTGGCCGTTGATGCCGTAGAAGGTCAGCGAGAAGACGCGGGCGCCGAGCAGCACGAACATGCAGAAGGCGGAAAGCTTGGCCGTCTGCTCCAGCGCCTGCACCACCATGCGGAACGTCAGGCGGCGGTTGGAAATGGCCAGCAGCAGCGCGCCCACCGCGCCCATAGCACCGCCCTCGGTCGGCGTGGCGACGCCGATGAAAATGGTGCCGAGCACCAGGAACACCAGCACCAGCGGCGGCACCAGCGACGTCAGCACCTTGCCGACAAGGCGCCAGCCGCGCAGCGTGCGCGCCTCGAGCGGCAGGGCCGGCACCCAATCGGGCTTGACCACCGAGACGATGAACACGAACAGGGCGTAGAGCCCCGTCAGGATCAGGCTCGGATAGAGCGCGCCTTCGTACATGTCACCCACCGAGCGGCCCAGCTGGTCGGCGAGCACGATCAGCACGAGGCTCGGCGGAATGATCTGGGCAAGCGTGCCGGAGGCGGCGATGACGCCCGAAGCGACGCGCCGGTCGTAGCCGTAGCGCAACATGATCGGCAGCGAGATGAGCCCCATGGCGATCACCGACGCCGCGACGACGCCGGTGGTGGCAGCGAGCAGCGCGCCGACGAAGATCACCGCGTAGGCGAGGCCGCCGCGGATCGGGCCGAACAACTGGCCGATGGTGTCGAGGAGGTCCTCGGCCATGCCCGAGCGTTCCAGCACCAGCCCCATGAAGGTGAAGAAGGGGATGGCGAGCAGCGTGTCGTTGCTCATGATCGACCAGACGCGGTCGGGAATGGCCTGGAACAGGTTGGGCGACAGCAGGCCGAGCTCGATGCCGATCAGGCCGAAGCCGAAGCCGCAGGCGGCAAGCGCAAAGGCGACGGGATAGCCGATCAGCAGGAACAGCAGCATCGAGCCGAACATGATCGGCGCGAGGTTGGCGACGAGGAAGGCGGTCATAACAAGCAATCCCCGTCGATCAATTGTGGGAGGCGTGGGTCGGCAGCGGGTCCGGCCCGTCACCTCTGAGGAAAGCGACGCGCTTGATGATCTCGCTCACGCCCTGCAGGCCGAGCAGGGAGAAACCGATGGGGATCAGCACCCAGGCCGGCCACAGCGGCAGGCCGCCGGCGCTCGACGACACTTCGCCGGAAAGGACCTTGGACACCACTTGCGGCCAGCTGAGCCAGATGGCGGCCACCGTAAACGGCAGCAGGAAGAACAGCGTGCCGAAAATGTCGATCATCACCTGCGTCCGGCGATTGAGGCGCGAGACCAGAATGTCGATCCGCACGTGCTCGCCCTTGAGCAGCGTGTAGCCGGCGCAGAGCAGGAACACCGCCGAGAACAGGTACCATTGCCCTTCCAGCAGCGAGTTGGCGGAATAGTTGAACAGCTTGCGAACGATGGCATTGCCCGCCGACAGCAGAACGGCCGCCAGCACCAACCAACGGGCGAAATAGTTGACGCCGACGTTCAGCGCGTCGATCGCCGCACACACCTTGAGCAAGCCTCGCATCGTCTTCCCCCGGCCGGATGGTCGCCGCTCCCAGTGAGCTGCGCGCGTCACCCTGCCACCCCCTTCGCTTTTCTTGCGGAGACCGGGTTTCCATAGCTTATTTTCGGCGAGAAGCACAAGCAACCCGCAGGGAATACGCAATACCCATATGGTCTTGGCTGTTTTTCGTCATAGATGCCGATCGTCTTGCCGCAAGCGCCGCCCCCTTCGCATGGGTCTCGCGCACCGCCTCGGTTTCGGCTAGAAATTCTCTAAAGTCACAGTCCGGATCGAGCCGAAATGTCGTTGCCGTCCAATCATCCCGTCGTTCCCCATGGCAAGGTCGGCGTCCTTCTCGTCAACCTCGGCACGCCCGACGGTACCGATCGCCGTTCGATGCGCCGCTATCTCGAGGAATTCCTGACCGATCGGCGGGTGATCGAGACGTCGCGCCTCAAGTGGTACCCCATACTCTACGGCATCATCCTCAACACCCGGCCGCAGAAGAAGGGCCGCGACTACGACACCATCTGGAACCGGGAACGCGACGAGAGCCCCTTGCGCACCTACACCCGCTCGCAGGCGGAAAAGCTCGGCGCCCGCCTCGGAAACGTGGTCGTCGACTGGGCGATGCGCTACGGCAACCCGTCGATCGCCAGCCGCCTCGATGCGTTGCAGGCGGCGGGGTGCGAACGCATCCTCCTCTATCCGCTCTATCCCCAATACGCTGCCGCCACCACGGCCACCGTCAACGACAAGGCCTTCGCGCACCTCATCACCAAGCGCTGGCAGCCGGCGCTGCGCACCGTGCCGCCCTACCACGACGACCCCGTCTACATCGACGCCCTCGCCCGTTCGGTCGAGGGCCATCTCGCTACCCTGTCGTTCGAGCCGGAGGTGGTGCTCGCCTCCTTTCACGGCATACCCCAGAGCTATTTCAGAAAGGGCGATCCCTACTACTGCCACTGCCAGAAGACGGCGCGGCTCTTGCGCGAGCGTCTCGGCTGGAGCGAGGACCGCCTCCGCATCACCTTCCAGTCGCGCTTCGGGCCGGAGGAATGGCTCCAGCCCTACACCGACAAGACCGTCGAGGCGCTGGCCCGGTCGGGCATCAAGTCCATCGCCGTGATGACGCCGGGCTTCGTCGCCGACTGCCTGGAGACCATCGAGGAGATCGGCGTCGAGAACGCCGACATCTTCCATGAGAACGGCGGCGTCAACTTCGCCCGCATCCCCTGCCTCAACGACGGCGACGACGGCATGACGGTCATCGAGCACGTGGTGCGCCGCGAGCTTCAAGGCTGGGTTTAGTAGACCGCATTGCGGTTTTTCGAACCCCGCCGAAGTTCACTGCCCCACGTCCTCGCGCCATCTTCGACTAATGCGTGCTTTTTCGGACGAACCCGATGTCGAACCTCGGAATTTCTTCCAAGGGTGCGACTGGAAAACTTGGCGCCGGCATGCTCTAATAGCTGCAGGGGACGGCACCGAAGGCACAGGCGCCGCCGTTTCACCCTTCAATAACTATTCCCGTTGACCTGAAAGACGCGGAGATCTTCCGGCACCAGGGGTGCCGTGACAGGAGAAGTTTGAATGAATTCATGGCCCGTGCATGGCACGATCACCGGTCCCATCGTCATGATCGGTTTTGGCTCCATTGGACGCGGTACATTGCCGCTCATCGAACGGCACCTTGAATTCGACCGATCACGCTTCGTCGTCATCGATCCCAGCGACGCCGGAAAGGACATCCTCGCCTACCACGGCATTCGCTATATCCAGGCGAAGATCACCCCCGAAAGCTATCGCGACATCCTGACCCCGCTGCTCACCGAAGGCGGCGGCCAGGGCTTCTGCGTCAACCTGTCGGTCGATACCGGCTCGCTCGACATCCTGAAGCTCTGCCGGGAGATCGGGGCGCTCTACATCGACACCGTCGCCGAGCCCTGGGAAGGCTTCTATTTCGACAAGGATGTCGAACCGGCCCATCGCACCAACTACTGGCTGCGCGAGGCGGTCCGCACCGAAAAGCGGAGAAGTCCCGGCGGCACCACCGCCGTCTCCTGCTGCGGCGCCAACCCCGGCATGGTCTCGTGGTTCGTCAAGGTGGCGCTGGAAAACCTCGCCCGCGACATGGGTATCGCCCACAAGCCGCCCAAGAGCCGCGAGGATTGGGCGAAGCTGATGCAGACCGCCGGGGTCAAGGGCATCCACATCGCCGAGCGCGACACCCAGCGCACGCTGATTCCGCATTCGATGGACGTCTTCCGCAACACCTGGTCGGTGGACGGCTTCGTGTCGGAGGGCCTGCAGCCGGCCGAACTCGGCTGGGGAACCGGCGAGACCTGGGAACCGGAAACGGCCCGCCACCACGACGGCGGCTGTCAGGCGGCGATCTATCTGCTCCAGGCCGGCGCCAACACGCGCGTCCGCACCTGGTGTCCGACGCCGGGTCCGCAGTTCGGCTTCCTCGTCACGCACAACGAGGCGATCTCCATCGCCGATTACTACACCGTCGGCGAGGGCGCTCACCCCGAATACCGGCCGACCTGCCACTACGCCTACCACCCCGCCAACATCGCCGTGCTCTCCCTGCACGAAATGTTCGGCCAGGGCGGGCAGGTGCAGCAGGAAACCGAGGTGCTCTCCGAGGACAAGATCATCGATGGCGCCGATGAACTCGGCGTGCTGCTCTACGGCCACGGCAAGAACGCCTACTGGTACGGCTCGCAGCTGACCATCGAGGAGGCGCGCAAGCTCGCCCCCTACCAGAACGCCACCGGCCTTCAGGTCACTTCGGCGGTTCTGGCCGGCATGGTCTGGGCGCTGGAGAATCCGCAGGCCGGCATCGTCGAGACCGACGAGATGGACCACAGGCGCTGCCTTGAAGTGCAGATGCCCTATCTCGGGCCGGTGAAGGGCTACTACACCGACTGGACGCCGCTTGCCGGCCGCCCCGGATTCTTCCCCGAGGACATCGACGAAAGCGATCCCTGGAGCTTCCGCAACATCCTGGTGCGGTAACTTCAGCGGTCGGCCCCATCCACCGTTCCGACGATCGGAACCAGGATTTCGACGCCCCCACCCCCATCCGGGCGGGGGCGCTCGATGACAAAATCCGCCGCCAGCCGATCGCCGGCCGCCGGCAACAAATCCCCATAGATCGCCTCGTAGGCCGCCGCCAGAGTCTCGCCCGGACGTTCCATCACGAACCGCCGGCAAAGGGCGGCCGGAACGCGCAGCAGGGTGAATGGCAACGACAGATCTTCGCCCGCGCCGCACACAAAGCCCGCGGCGCAGGTGTAGCGTGTCTGCGGATCGCCGCGCCAGAACGCCACCTGTCGCATGTTCCCTCCATCGATTCGCAGGCCGGTCTCTTCCAGGTGCCGGCGCACCGACTGCCAGAGGCCGGCGGGCGCCGTAGGATCGTCCACCACGTCGACCGTCAGCGCCGAGAGGCAGAAGGCGGGGGATGCGACGGTTCCCGCCTCCCGGACCGACCCGACAGGGCGTTCGCCACCCGCCCCCATCGCCCGCCGGTAGGCGCTCGGCGACAGGCCGGTACGGCGGCGAAACGCCCGCGCAAAGGTGGTCACATCGGCAAAGCCGCAGTCCAGGGCGATGTCGAGCACATGTGTCCGGCTGGACCGCAGGTGCTCGGCCGCCCGCATCACGCGTCGTCCAGTCAGCCAGCCGGCCGGGCTCTCGCCGGCCACCGCCGAGAACAGCCGCGAGAAGTGGGCTTCGGAATAGCCTGATCGCCTCGCCATCGCCGCGACGCTCAGGTCGTCGGCGAGCCGTTCGCCGGCCCACCGCATCACGTCCTCGATGATCTGCCGGTTCGCGCGCATGCCGGCAGCATGCACCGGCCGACCGGCAAACAAAAGCACCGGCTCAGCCGGGAAAGACCGAAGCCCAGTCGAACGCGCCCGACGTTTCCACCGAGCGCGGCCAGGCGGCGCACCACGTCGGCGGCTCGGGATTTTCGACCCGGTCGAAGCTCGGCTGATAGGGCTTGATGTCGAGGATCGGCGTGCCGTCGTCGCAGTCGATCCAGCCGAGGCGGATCGTGCCGGCGGCGACGTCGACGCCGGCAAGCGCCGCCACGGTCATGCAGAGCGGATTGGGGCGAAGCGGCGACCGCGTCGCGAACACGCCCAACCGGTCCGGGGCGCCGCGATAGGGTGCCGGCAGAACGAGCGGCGTCGCGCTCGCCCCTTCCGCCCGGTGGGCGAACCAGTGAACGACGATCCATCGGAAGGCATCGAGCCCGACGAGGCCTTCCCGACAGGCGGGTTCGATCTCCATCAGAGGACCATCGACGGTGTGGACGACACGGCCGATGGGAACAAGGCGGCAGGAAGTCATGGCGGGTTCTCCATCTGAGCGGTGACGGGACAACTGCGCACCGCGGAACCTGAGGAGAGCTAGGCCATGCCGGACCAAAGAGCGCGGCGATTTCCGGCGGCTCGGAGCGAGAGTTCGGCGTTTTATGATGGGGGCGGGCGAACCGGCGCCCTTAACCTGCTGGCTGTATTTTTACGTATAATGTAGTATGGTCATCCTGACCGGATTTTTGCCGGCATGGAGACCATTGTGAGCAATCCCATTTCGCTCCTGTACTTTCGCACCGCCGCCGTCCTGCTGATCGTCGGCATGTTATTCGGCATCTACATGTCGGCCAGCGGCAATCACGCCGCGACCGGCGCGCACGCCCATCTCAACCTGATCGGGTTCGTGGTGATGGCCGTCTACGGCATCTTCTTCGGCCTCAATCCGGCCAAGAGCACCGGCCGCCTGCCAAAGATCCTCTGGGCGCTCAACACCATCGCCGCCGTGGTGATGTTTCCCTCGCTGGCACTTCTGCTCAACGGCCACCCCAGCTTCGAGCCGCTGGTCGCAGCGGCCTCGTTCCTGGCGCTCGGCGGTGCGATCCTGTTCGCCGTGGTGTTGTTTCTGCCGAGGGCGACGGCCTGATCAGCCCTTCCAGAGCAGCGTGTCCCGGTCGCCGGGAACGTCGAGCTCGTGGGGAAAGTCGGGAAAGACGAAACGTTGGCCCGCCTTCTCGAAGGTGACGAGGCCGGCCGATCTGTCGCGCGCCACGATATGCTCGCGCCGGACCTTGCCGACCGGGCTGTCGAGGGTGAAGCGAACGGCGTTGATCCAGCTCGGCGTCGTGGCGGTCAGCTCGTCCTGCAGGGCAAAGAAGCGATCGAGCGTCACCCGGAACGGCGCCGAATGGCGGATCGGTTCGGATACGTAGACGGACAGCGTGCGCACGCGGTGATCGTCGAGCGTCTCGATCAGACGCGCCAGCACGTCGCGATGGTCGTTGACGCCACGCAGCAGCGGAAAGTGATTGTAGAGACGGATGCGGTGCCGATCGAGCCGATCGAGCACCTCGGCCACGTCGCCGCAGATCTCGTAGGGATGGGCGAAGTGCAGGACGAGCCGGACGTCCGCCTCGGCGAGAAGGTCGAGCTTCTTGTCGTCGCCGAAGATCTTGGGCGCGAAGGCTGGCGTGCGCGTATGCAGGCGGATCGACCGGATGGTCGGAACGGTGCGAATGCCCGTGAGCACCAGCGCAAGATCCCGCAAGGACAGCGTCAACGGATCGCCGCCGGAGAGCACCACTTCCGACACCTCGGGACGCGTGCCGAGATAGGCCGTCAGCCGCTCCACCTCGGCGGCAAGGCCCTTGAGGTCGCCGCCCTCGGCATGGGCGTCGGTCAGCACGTCCTGCCGGAAACAGTACTGGCAGTGTCCGGCGCAGACCGACGTCGGCATAAACAGGACGCGGTCGGCATACTTGTGGATGATCGCCCTCGAGCCCGGCACCGGCATGTTGGCGCGGTCGTCGACCCAATCGGGCACCTCGCCCCCGGCCGGCGCGCCGAAGCGCTCACGCGTCGGCCGCACCATGCGGTGAAGCGGCCCCTCCGTGTGACCGAGCGACGCCGCCTCCTCGTCGAGCTTGCGCTGGTAGAAGGCCGGAACCTTGATCGGCAGCAGCCGCTCGCGAGCAGCCAGCGCCGCGTAGGCGGCGTCGAGTTCGCCCTGCTCGGCTGGCGTCGTGTGCAAGGAGGAGGATCGAAGGGCGGTCATCAGCGTGTGAGGTCGATCAGGCCGGCAGCGCCGCTCTCGCAGCCGAAGGCCAGCTCCAGGCCATTGCTGCTCCAGGAGAGCGCCGACACCGGCGAGCCGTTCGGGCGGGCAAGCAGCACCTCCTCGCGGTCGGAGAAGCGGCTCAGCAGGATCATGCCGTCATCATAGCCGAGCGCGGCGATTTCTTCGGCGGGGTGGCAGGCGACGCGGGTCACCAGCTCCTGGCGACCGCCGAGTTCCAGCGGTCGCTGCCCCATCGGCCCGTCCTTGTGGAAAAACGGCCAGAGCACCGAGACGCCCGCGCCGGAGGTGGCGAGGTAGCGCCCCTTGGCCGACCACGACATCGACTTGACCTTGGCCGGATAGCCGGACATGCGCATGTGCTGGCCGTCGCGCAGGCGCCAGCCGTGCAGCGCCATCTCCTGCATGGAGGTGACGACATTGGCGCCATCGGGCGACAGCGTCACCGCGATGTGCGAGCCCTTCCACTCCAGCTCCTGCACCGGCGCGGCGGTGCCGGGGAACCACAGGCCGACGCCGTTGTAACCGGCGATGGCAAGACGCAGCCCCTTCTGGAAGAAGGTAAGGCCGAGGGCGGCGCGCGGCCGTTCCAGTTCGTGCACCTTGCCGGTGCCGTCGACCACCACCACGGTTCTCCCCGAAGCGAAGGCGACGGCGCCGCCGGGGCCGGCGGCAACCACGTCGATCCACTTGCGCCCGCGCTCGGCGACGAGCGTGCTCGTTCCGTCGGCGGTGGTGCGCATCACCTTGCCGTCGTCGCCGCCGGTGACCACCGACTTGCCGTCGGCGGCAAGCGCCGATGCGAGAATGCCGCCCGCATGCGGCTTCACCACCCGGCCGGCCGTACCGAGCGCGATGGCGCCGTCGCCGGTGACGAAGGTCGGCACGCCGGCCACGTAGTGGACGTCGATGACATAGCCGGAAAGCGGAAGCGGGGTAACCTCGGGCACGGGTGCGGCTCCGGAGCTGTGTTGGAAATAGTGCGACGGGAGTGCGTCATTCAGGCTGCAAATGCAAGAGCGGCCGTGAACCAGAAGCCGCCATCCGGCTTCCGGCGCCAAGCGGCGCCCGCGCGAAGCGCGAAAGCCAAGGGCCGGAGGCCCGCCGGCGACTGAGGCAGAAGACCAGAAGCCGCAACGCGGCTTCCGGCGCCAAGCGGCGCCGCGCGAAGCGAGCCTGACGTGGCGAGCATCGCCCCGTCAGGCGCAAAGCGAAGCGGAAGCCAAGGCGACGGATGTCGCCGCCGGCGCCTGAGGCTGGATCAAGCCTCCGCGCCCTTGAAGCCGGCCTCCAGTTCGGCACGGTCGAGCTTGCGACCGATGAAGACGAGACGGCTCTCGCGCGGCTCGCCGGGCTTCCAATCGCGCTGCAGATCGCCTTCGACGATCATGTGCACGCCCTGCACCACGTAGCGCTTGGGCTCGTTGGGGAAGGCCAGAATGCCCTTGAGGCGCAGGATGTTCGGGCCCTGAGCCTGGGTGATTTCCGAGATCCACGGCAGGATCTTGTCGGGGTTGAGCTCGCCGGTCTTCAGCGACACCGACGTCACCTCGGTATCGTGATGCGTCTCGTGGCCATGATGGTGATGATCGTGGTCGTGATCGTGGTGATGATGGTCATGGTCGCAGTCCGGGCCGCAGACATGGTCATGGTCGTGATCGTGCTCGTCGACATCGAGGAAGGATGGATCGAGTTCCAGCACGCGGTCGAGATCGAAGGCGCCGCGATCGAGGATGGCGTCGAGCGCCACGCCGGAGCGGGTCGCCTTGTGGATCTTGGCGTAGGGGTTGAGCTGGCGGAGCGTCGTCTCCACCTCGCGCAGCTCTTCCGGGCTGACGAGGTCGGTCTTGTTGAGCACGATGACGTCGGCGAAGGCCACCTGGTCCTCGGCCTCGGGCGCATCGCCGAGCCGGTCGAGGAAGAACTTGGCGTCGACCAGCGTCACGACGGCATCGAGGTGGGCGAACTTCCTGACTTCCTCGTCCATGAAGAAGGTCTGGGCGACCGGCACCGGATCGGCGATGCCGGTGGTTTCCACCAGGATGGCATCGAAGCTGCCACGACGCTTGGCGAGATTCTCGACGACGCGGATCAGGTCGCCGCGAACGGTGCAGCAGATGCAGCCGTTGTTCATCTCGAACACTTCCTCGTCGGTATCGACCACGAGGTCGTTGTCGATGCCGATCTCGCCGAACTCGTTGACGATGACGGCATAGCGCTTGCCATGATCCTCGGTGAGGATGCGGTTGAGCAGCGTCGTCTTGCCGGCACCGAGGTAGCCGGTGAGGACGGTGACGGGAACGGACGGGGCGGCGGCCGGAGCGGACATGCGCATCTCCACGGATAAGAGGACCGCTGTCCTAGCACGCCCTCCAGACGGACGCACGACAAAGGCGGACGGCGGCTTATGGAAAAATCTTCGGCCCCTAAATAAGTGTCATAGTTTCGTGTGAAAAGGGGATCACTCAAAGGTGTAGAACGGTGACCGGCCCGGCCGGCGCCGACGACGGAGACGAGGCGGCATGAGCTTCAACCATCGCAAGAGCGTCACCCACCGTCTGGTGCAGGCGGCCCGTGTCCATCGTACGCGCGCCGCGGTCCATTTGGGCCGTATCGGCCTGCACCCGGGCCAGGAGGCGGTGCTGAAGGCGCTGGCCGAACGCGACGGTCAGTCCATGTCGGAGCTCGCCGCCGAACTCGCCG is a genomic window containing:
- a CDS encoding TRAP transporter large permease codes for the protein MTAFLVANLAPIMFGSMLLFLLIGYPVAFALAACGFGFGLIGIELGLLSPNLFQAIPDRVWSIMSNDTLLAIPFFTFMGLVLERSGMAEDLLDTIGQLFGPIRGGLAYAVIFVGALLAATTGVVAASVIAMGLISLPIMLRYGYDRRVASGVIAASGTLAQIIPPSLVLIVLADQLGRSVGDMYEGALYPSLILTGLYALFVFIVSVVKPDWVPALPLEARTLRGWRLVGKVLTSLVPPLVLVFLVLGTIFIGVATPTEGGAMGAVGALLLAISNRRLTFRMVVQALEQTAKLSAFCMFVLLGARVFSLTFYGINGHLWVESLLAGLPGGEVGFLIVVNILVFFLAFFLDYFELAFIIIPLLAPVADKLGIDLVWFGVLLGVNMQTSFMHPPFGFALFFLRSVAPNHPYVDKISGLKTAPVTSSQIYMGALPFVLIQVLMVVLVITFPGMVTHYKADHPQVDLDKVKIDIMAPAPAAPAFGDPAAAGASPFGAPAAPSFGAPAPSFGAPAPDFGAPTAPGASPSGSPAAPAFGAPAAP
- a CDS encoding TRAP transporter small permease subunit codes for the protein MRGLLKVCAAIDALNVGVNYFARWLVLAAVLLSAGNAIVRKLFNYSANSLLEGQWYLFSAVFLLCAGYTLLKGEHVRIDILVSRLNRRTQVMIDIFGTLFFLLPFTVAAIWLSWPQVVSKVLSGEVSSSAGGLPLWPAWVLIPIGFSLLGLQGVSEIIKRVAFLRGDGPDPLPTHASHN
- the hemH gene encoding ferrochelatase, producing the protein MSLPSNHPVVPHGKVGVLLVNLGTPDGTDRRSMRRYLEEFLTDRRVIETSRLKWYPILYGIILNTRPQKKGRDYDTIWNRERDESPLRTYTRSQAEKLGARLGNVVVDWAMRYGNPSIASRLDALQAAGCERILLYPLYPQYAAATTATVNDKAFAHLITKRWQPALRTVPPYHDDPVYIDALARSVEGHLATLSFEPEVVLASFHGIPQSYFRKGDPYYCHCQKTARLLRERLGWSEDRLRITFQSRFGPEEWLQPYTDKTVEALARSGIKSIAVMTPGFVADCLETIEEIGVENADIFHENGGVNFARIPCLNDGDDGMTVIEHVVRRELQGWV
- a CDS encoding homospermidine synthase, with protein sequence MNSWPVHGTITGPIVMIGFGSIGRGTLPLIERHLEFDRSRFVVIDPSDAGKDILAYHGIRYIQAKITPESYRDILTPLLTEGGGQGFCVNLSVDTGSLDILKLCREIGALYIDTVAEPWEGFYFDKDVEPAHRTNYWLREAVRTEKRRSPGGTTAVSCCGANPGMVSWFVKVALENLARDMGIAHKPPKSREDWAKLMQTAGVKGIHIAERDTQRTLIPHSMDVFRNTWSVDGFVSEGLQPAELGWGTGETWEPETARHHDGGCQAAIYLLQAGANTRVRTWCPTPGPQFGFLVTHNEAISIADYYTVGEGAHPEYRPTCHYAYHPANIAVLSLHEMFGQGGQVQQETEVLSEDKIIDGADELGVLLYGHGKNAYWYGSQLTIEEARKLAPYQNATGLQVTSAVLAGMVWALENPQAGIVETDEMDHRRCLEVQMPYLGPVKGYYTDWTPLAGRPGFFPEDIDESDPWSFRNILVR
- a CDS encoding AraC family transcriptional regulator; this encodes MLLFAGRPVHAAGMRANRQIIEDVMRWAGERLADDLSVAAMARRSGYSEAHFSRLFSAVAGESPAGWLTGRRVMRAAEHLRSSRTHVLDIALDCGFADVTTFARAFRRRTGLSPSAYRRAMGAGGERPVGSVREAGTVASPAFCLSALTVDVVDDPTAPAGLWQSVRRHLEETGLRIDGGNMRQVAFWRGDPQTRYTCAAGFVCGAGEDLSLPFTLLRVPAALCRRFVMERPGETLAAAYEAIYGDLLPAAGDRLAADFVIERPRPDGGGGVEILVPIVGTVDGADR
- a CDS encoding TrmO family methyltransferase domain-containing protein; the encoded protein is MTSCRLVPIGRVVHTVDGPLMEIEPACREGLVGLDAFRWIVVHWFAHRAEGASATPLVLPAPYRGAPDRLGVFATRSPLRPNPLCMTVAALAGVDVAAGTIRLGWIDCDDGTPILDIKPYQPSFDRVENPEPPTWCAAWPRSVETSGAFDWASVFPG
- a CDS encoding radical SAM protein; its protein translation is MTALRSSSLHTTPAEQGELDAAYAALAARERLLPIKVPAFYQRKLDEEAASLGHTEGPLHRMVRPTRERFGAPAGGEVPDWVDDRANMPVPGSRAIIHKYADRVLFMPTSVCAGHCQYCFRQDVLTDAHAEGGDLKGLAAEVERLTAYLGTRPEVSEVVLSGGDPLTLSLRDLALVLTGIRTVPTIRSIRLHTRTPAFAPKIFGDDKKLDLLAEADVRLVLHFAHPYEICGDVAEVLDRLDRHRIRLYNHFPLLRGVNDHRDVLARLIETLDDHRVRTLSVYVSEPIRHSAPFRVTLDRFFALQDELTATTPSWINAVRFTLDSPVGKVRREHIVARDRSAGLVTFEKAGQRFVFPDFPHELDVPGDRDTLLWKG
- a CDS encoding WD40 repeat domain-containing protein yields the protein MPEVTPLPLSGYVIDVHYVAGVPTFVTGDGAIALGTAGRVVKPHAGGILASALAADGKSVVTGGDDGKVMRTTADGTSTLVAERGRKWIDVVAAGPGGAVAFASGRTVVVVDGTGKVHELERPRAALGLTFFQKGLRLAIAGYNGVGLWFPGTAAPVQELEWKGSHIAVTLSPDGANVVTSMQEMALHGWRLRDGQHMRMSGYPAKVKSMSWSAKGRYLATSGAGVSVLWPFFHKDGPMGQRPLELGGRQELVTRVACHPAEEIAALGYDDGMILLSRFSDREEVLLARPNGSPVSALSWSSNGLELAFGCESGAAGLIDLTR
- a CDS encoding CobW family GTP-binding protein, which gives rise to MRMSAPAAAPSVPVTVLTGYLGAGKTTLLNRILTEDHGKRYAVIVNEFGEIGIDNDLVVDTDEEVFEMNNGCICCTVRGDLIRVVENLAKRRGSFDAILVETTGIADPVPVAQTFFMDEEVRKFAHLDAVVTLVDAKFFLDRLGDAPEAEDQVAFADVIVLNKTDLVSPEELREVETTLRQLNPYAKIHKATRSGVALDAILDRGAFDLDRVLELDPSFLDVDEHDHDHDHVCGPDCDHDHHHHDHDHDHHHHGHETHHDTEVTSVSLKTGELNPDKILPWISEITQAQGPNILRLKGILAFPNEPKRYVVQGVHMIVEGDLQRDWKPGEPRESRLVFIGRKLDRAELEAGFKGAEA